The following are encoded together in the Nocardioides okcheonensis genome:
- a CDS encoding ABC transporter ATP-binding protein, whose protein sequence is MRLVLRGITKRFGSVVANDSISLTVEPGEIHCLLGENGAGKSTLMNVLYGLYKADEGEIELDGEVQHFTGPGDAMAAGIGMVHQHFMLIPVFTVAENVMLGNESTGFAGTLDVEAARARVTEISDRFGFHVSPDAVVEDLPVGVQQRVEIIKALSRDAELLVFDEPTAVLTPQETDELMDIMRQLREAGKAIVFITHKLREVRAVADRITVIRHGKVVGEADPKASNAELASMMVGRPVELVVHKDAPTLGADALVVKDLRVVDAAGHVQVDGITFTIRAGEVLAVAGVQGNGQTELTEALLGLQDDVSGSITLDGHELVGRSTRKILDAGVGFIPEDRQVDGLVPNFTIAENLMLNRSFKSPFVRNGSLRISALRAFAEKKLKEYDVRARDIDSLAANLSGGNQQKVVVARELSRDLRLLVAAQPTRGVDVGSIEFIHKQVVATRDSGIPVLVVSTELDEVVALADRIMVLYRGHVVGIVPADTPRETLGLMMTGERPKDLKDVVA, encoded by the coding sequence ATGAGACTCGTCCTGCGAGGCATCACCAAACGCTTCGGCAGCGTGGTGGCCAACGACTCGATCTCCCTGACCGTCGAGCCCGGCGAGATCCACTGCCTGCTCGGTGAGAACGGCGCCGGCAAGTCGACGCTGATGAACGTCCTCTACGGCCTCTACAAGGCGGACGAGGGCGAGATCGAGCTCGACGGCGAGGTCCAGCACTTCACCGGCCCCGGTGACGCGATGGCCGCCGGCATCGGCATGGTCCACCAGCACTTCATGCTGATCCCGGTCTTCACCGTCGCCGAGAACGTGATGCTCGGCAACGAGTCCACCGGGTTCGCCGGCACCCTCGACGTCGAGGCCGCCCGCGCCCGCGTCACGGAGATCTCCGACCGCTTCGGCTTCCACGTCTCCCCCGACGCCGTCGTCGAGGACCTCCCCGTCGGCGTCCAGCAGCGGGTCGAGATCATCAAGGCGCTCTCCCGCGACGCCGAGCTGCTCGTCTTCGACGAGCCGACCGCGGTGCTCACGCCCCAGGAGACCGACGAGCTGATGGACATCATGCGCCAGCTCCGCGAGGCCGGGAAGGCCATCGTCTTCATCACCCACAAGCTGCGCGAGGTCCGCGCGGTCGCCGACCGGATCACGGTCATCCGCCACGGCAAGGTCGTCGGCGAGGCCGACCCCAAGGCCAGCAACGCCGAGCTCGCCTCGATGATGGTCGGCCGCCCCGTCGAGCTGGTGGTCCACAAGGACGCGCCTACGCTCGGCGCGGACGCGCTGGTCGTGAAGGACCTCCGCGTCGTCGACGCGGCCGGTCACGTCCAGGTCGACGGCATCACCTTCACCATCCGCGCCGGCGAGGTGCTGGCGGTCGCCGGCGTGCAGGGCAACGGCCAGACCGAGCTCACCGAGGCGCTCCTCGGCCTCCAGGACGACGTGTCCGGGTCGATCACCCTCGACGGCCACGAGCTGGTCGGCCGCAGCACCCGCAAGATCCTCGACGCCGGCGTCGGGTTCATCCCCGAGGACCGGCAGGTCGACGGCCTGGTGCCGAACTTCACCATCGCCGAGAACCTCATGCTCAACCGGAGCTTCAAGTCCCCCTTCGTCCGCAACGGCTCGCTGCGCATCTCGGCGCTGCGCGCGTTCGCGGAGAAGAAGCTCAAGGAGTACGACGTCCGCGCCCGCGACATCGACTCCCTGGCCGCCAACCTCTCCGGCGGCAACCAGCAGAAGGTCGTCGTCGCCCGTGAGCTCTCGCGCGACCTGCGCCTGCTGGTCGCCGCGCAGCCGACCCGCGGCGTCGACGTCGGCTCGATCGAGTTCATCCACAAGCAGGTCGTCGCGACCCGCGACAGCGGCATCCCGGTCCTCGTGGTCTCCACCGAGCTCGACGAGGTGGTGGCCCTGGCCGACCGCATCATGGTGCTCTACCGCGGCCACGTCGTGGGCATCGTGCCCGCCGACACCCCCCGCGAGACCCTCGGCCTCATGATGACCGGCGAACGCCCGAAGGACCTGAAGGACGTGGTCGCGTGA
- a CDS encoding BMP family lipoprotein has product MTKTRKVVANGLVALLAGASLAACGDAPAEDGNGDTGSNAEASDFQPCIVSDAGGFDDKSFNQLGFEGAKQAADEFGVELKAVESNSENDFAPNLESLVGQGCDVIVTVGFALASATKESAKANPDIEYVLIDDSADGGDDGATFDGKADVENIKPLLYDTAQAAFLAGYAAADYTKTGKVGTYGGMPFPTVTIFMDGFKQGAEYYAEENGKDVEVVGWDGKNGSFTGGFEANEAATSTAKQVLDQDVDVILPVGGPIYQGAITAIEDSGKDIAMIGVDADLYETDPSTQDYVMTSILKGMKVSTYEAVKAAGDDEFDFAPYIGTLENDGVGIAPFHNFEDKVDAGLADKLETVRAGIIDGSIKVNSYLG; this is encoded by the coding sequence GTGACCAAGACGAGGAAGGTCGTCGCGAACGGCCTCGTGGCGCTGCTCGCGGGCGCCAGCCTGGCTGCGTGCGGCGACGCGCCCGCCGAGGACGGCAACGGCGACACCGGCAGCAACGCCGAGGCGAGCGACTTCCAGCCCTGCATCGTGTCCGACGCGGGTGGCTTCGACGACAAGTCGTTCAACCAGCTCGGCTTCGAGGGCGCCAAGCAGGCCGCCGACGAGTTCGGCGTGGAGCTGAAGGCGGTCGAGTCCAACAGCGAGAACGACTTCGCCCCCAACCTCGAGAGCCTCGTCGGCCAGGGCTGCGACGTCATCGTCACGGTCGGCTTCGCCCTCGCCTCGGCGACCAAGGAGTCCGCCAAGGCCAACCCCGACATCGAGTACGTCCTGATCGACGACTCCGCCGACGGCGGCGACGACGGCGCGACCTTCGACGGCAAGGCCGACGTCGAGAACATCAAGCCGCTGCTCTACGACACCGCGCAGGCGGCGTTCCTGGCCGGCTACGCGGCCGCCGACTACACCAAGACCGGCAAGGTCGGCACCTACGGCGGCATGCCCTTCCCGACCGTCACCATCTTCATGGACGGCTTCAAGCAGGGCGCGGAGTACTACGCCGAGGAGAACGGCAAGGACGTCGAGGTCGTCGGCTGGGACGGCAAGAACGGTTCCTTCACCGGTGGCTTCGAGGCCAACGAGGCCGCGACCAGCACCGCCAAGCAGGTCCTCGACCAGGACGTCGACGTGATCCTCCCGGTCGGCGGCCCGATCTACCAGGGCGCCATCACCGCCATCGAGGACTCCGGCAAGGACATCGCGATGATCGGTGTCGACGCCGACCTCTACGAGACCGACCCGTCCACCCAGGACTACGTCATGACCTCGATCCTCAAGGGCATGAAGGTCTCGACCTACGAGGCCGTCAAGGCCGCGGGCGACGACGAGTTCGACTTCGCGCCCTACATCGGCACCCTCGAGAACGACGGCGTGGGCATCGCGCCGTTCCACAACTTCGAGGACAAGGTCGACGCCGGCCTGGCCGACAAGCTGGAGACCGTGAGGGCCGGCATCATCGACGGCTCGATCAAGGTGAACTCCTACCTGGGCTGA
- a CDS encoding cytidine deaminase, giving the protein MRHAYAPYSQYLVGAAARVDDGRTVVGCNVENAAYGVVLCAECGLVSQLHATGGGRLTHFVCVNRDGEVIMPCGRCRQLLFEHGGRDLMVWTVTGVRPMSEVLPDAFGPDDLAHTTSTTTEEGTS; this is encoded by the coding sequence ATGCGGCACGCGTACGCGCCGTACTCGCAGTACCTCGTGGGCGCCGCCGCGCGGGTCGACGACGGTCGCACGGTCGTGGGCTGCAACGTGGAGAACGCGGCCTACGGCGTCGTGCTGTGCGCGGAGTGCGGTCTGGTGTCGCAGCTCCACGCCACCGGCGGGGGCCGGCTCACCCACTTCGTGTGCGTCAACCGCGACGGCGAGGTGATCATGCCGTGCGGCCGGTGCCGCCAGCTGCTCTTCGAGCACGGCGGCCGGGACCTGATGGTCTGGACCGTGACCGGCGTCCGGCCCATGTCCGAGGTGCTGCCCGACGCCTTCGGGCCCGACGACCTCGCCCACACGACCAGCACGACGACAGAAGAAGGAACCAGCTAA
- a CDS encoding thymidine phosphorylase, which translates to MAAHDAVEVILAKRDKQELSDSQIDWVIDAYTRGEVADEQMSSLAMAILLNGMNRTEIARWTAAMIASGERMDFSSLSRPTADKHSTGGVGDKITLPLAPLVAACGVAVPQLSGRGLGHTGGTLDKLESIPGWRAALSNEEMFSILEDVGAVICAAGDGLAPADKKLYALRDVTGTVEAIPLIASSIMSKKIAEGTGALVLDVKVGSGAFMKELGSARELAETMVALGTDAGVHTVALLTDMATPLGRTAGNAVEVAESVEVLAGGGPADVVELTLALAREMLAGAGRGDVDPADKLADGSAMDAWKAMVRAQGGDPDAPLPQARESHVVHAPSSGTLTRLDAMAVGMAAWRLGAGRARKEDPVQAGAGVVWHARPGDTVTQGDPLFTLHTDEADRFGRALASLEGGYDIEDGASFTPGPIVLDRIG; encoded by the coding sequence GTGGCCGCACACGACGCCGTCGAGGTGATCCTCGCCAAGCGCGACAAGCAGGAGCTCTCCGACAGCCAGATCGACTGGGTGATCGACGCCTACACCCGCGGCGAGGTCGCCGACGAGCAGATGTCGTCGCTCGCGATGGCGATCCTGCTCAACGGCATGAACCGCACCGAGATCGCCCGCTGGACGGCGGCGATGATCGCCTCCGGCGAGCGGATGGACTTCTCCTCCCTCTCCCGCCCGACCGCCGACAAGCACTCCACCGGCGGCGTCGGCGACAAGATCACCCTGCCGCTCGCCCCGCTCGTCGCGGCCTGCGGCGTGGCCGTCCCGCAGCTCTCCGGTCGCGGCCTCGGCCACACCGGCGGCACCCTCGACAAGCTCGAGTCGATCCCCGGCTGGCGCGCGGCGCTGAGCAACGAGGAGATGTTCTCGATCCTCGAGGACGTCGGCGCGGTCATCTGCGCGGCCGGCGACGGCCTGGCCCCGGCCGACAAGAAGCTCTACGCCCTGCGTGACGTCACCGGCACGGTCGAGGCGATCCCGCTCATCGCCAGCTCGATCATGAGCAAGAAGATCGCGGAGGGCACCGGGGCGCTGGTGCTCGACGTCAAGGTCGGCAGCGGCGCGTTCATGAAGGAGCTCGGCTCCGCGCGCGAGCTGGCCGAGACGATGGTCGCGCTCGGCACCGACGCCGGCGTGCACACCGTCGCGCTGCTCACCGACATGGCGACCCCGCTGGGCCGCACCGCCGGCAACGCGGTCGAGGTCGCGGAGTCCGTCGAGGTGCTCGCCGGCGGCGGTCCCGCCGACGTGGTCGAGCTGACCCTCGCGCTGGCGCGCGAGATGCTCGCCGGCGCCGGGCGTGGCGACGTCGACCCGGCCGACAAGCTGGCCGACGGCTCGGCGATGGACGCCTGGAAGGCGATGGTCCGCGCGCAGGGCGGTGACCCCGACGCCCCGCTCCCGCAGGCCCGCGAGAGCCACGTCGTCCACGCGCCGTCCTCCGGAACCCTCACCCGCCTCGACGCGATGGCGGTCGGGATGGCCGCCTGGCGCCTCGGCGCCGGTCGTGCCCGCAAGGAGGACCCGGTGCAGGCCGGCGCCGGCGTGGTCTGGCACGCGCGCCCGGGCGACACCGTCACCCAGGGCGACCCGCTGTTCACCCTGCACACCGACGAGGCGGACCGCTTCGGCCGCGCGCTGGCCTCGCTCGAG